TGTGTGTACATGCTAGCTAGGGCGGGACCAGATTAGAATGCATGTGCATGGCGAGGGCTGGCCGTAGTAGCTAGCATAGCATATGTGTCCTAACTCCTAACCTGCATGCAAATCCATGCTTGCTAGGGTTGgccttttttttacttttccacgtttattttgttttgattttttatttctaaACCTTTAATAGATATTCTATTTTAACTTGTATGCATATATTTTATTCTTTATTTCCTACTTATTTTATCTTCTATTTTCTTctacttttcttttcctttctttttcatttaTTCCTTCTAATTCTCTCGCAtatctttatttcttttctaattttttgtttCCTTCACTAAGGCTAAGTTGGATTATTTTATTTCCTTACTAAGGCTAAGTTGGCCTTTTCTTTCGTTGTGTTTGTTCAATTattctatttctttctttttaattcGTTTTCTTGGTATATATATTATTCTCCTTTGTCTTTCTTTTTGATTATTATAATTCACATGTAAATATTCTTTCTTTGGATGGTTTATTTCATAATTTATATCATCAATAATCTTTAACATTATGTTAATAGACACAATCGACTTTTTCCATGGTGAAATTGTTCATTCAGATCGAAGAGGAATTCAATGTTAAActataattttcttttcttttcttctgctttgttttcttgtggtgcaattttctttttctaattatttgtatattatttctttatcttttatttcattttgtatattatagttTCATTTCCATTCATGTTTCCTCCATTAGTTTCTATTTTAGCGGATTAAAATATTGTTACATGTCTACAATGTATTTGTTCCAAGTGTACAATTTTTTTCTATTCgatgagttcatataatttgttttaaatgtataaatacttgttctaGGGATTTCTGCAATTTGTTCAAGTTATATAGATCTTTTGTTCCATGAGTTTGTATTATATGTTCGATGTGTACAACTATTTTGTTCCGTGAGTTCGTATAATTTGCTCCATATTGTTGACATTTTTGTTCAATGAGTACATACATTGTTCGATGTGTACATATATTTTGTTCTTTGAAtccatataatttgttcagaCATACATATCTCAGAAAAAATTTTGAACATGATTAAAAAATAGTGATAAATAAAATTCATCCAAATATAGTCAAGTGGGGTCTTGTTCTAAagatttcttttaaaaaatgcaATGGTGCAATCagaatttaatttggatgtttCATTTgagatttatagtttttttagTTTGAAACCTTCCTTGCATGTGGGATCACATCAGCAGTTAAATGCAAGCAAATTCTCTCTGTGTGAACTGATTGTGGCGGAAcgcctcggattaactcaactaaagcacgattaagtcgcttgacacgcgatcctcatgccttaatcgagttaactcgatgtgccgtcggatttcatccgatttaaccacttgacaggaccgagttagcataacccacacgaaggtgagtggttccagagaatacaacagatccacaagGGTGTTTAACCATTCATTAcacattaattaaaaatcagagttttacaagattcgaaagaaaacaacagaaggcaaaaGCACGGCGGAAGCTAATCATCGGGGTCGGAtctccctggtgaggccagccaggacatcagtgatcccattccccgccatccgaggaaggatcccactcgaccgtccaacccggagggagttggggcggccaagtgctagcagcaagctctgaagttgcgacttcacctgaaaagagaaagctacaaacaaggctgagcttctaagctcaacaagacttaaccgatctgtgggaagaactactccaccacttctagacatgcaaggctttctggctgaggggttttgtttgccaaaagcaactatgttaggtccttattgttaaagttttagctcagattctaagttcattaaccaggctacattggcaacttatactaagcaaacatagatccaaccatgtgtatataagctcatcatcaagaccatgtcatcatcagactccttcattactcagtgtagcatagcgatcaagcagtctcaaactgtgagatgcaaacgaatcgattcgagttatttaaccatgcatggtgaacctaacctcacgacatccgtgcaccaccgagggtcgcttcctgtgtcagccttcCCCATAAATTCCCTAACCTGTGTtgggtccacttcctttggtgcaaggttccacagacccggcccctgccgttctgtgaccacacttgccaccacgtgcagccgcaggggaacttcgttccaaggacagtagAGCGAccactcacgtctaggttcaatcaggtactaggcttccccatcccatactgggtatgagattagtactttcaaacacttgatcaccgACATCACCACTATCGGtccttaacagattcaataaacagacggggcgatcagccgaccaccaaaaagttaaccaaaaccctgccccgtccgtcgtccttatagttgtaacagaaggaaaacaaccaactcctaagTCGCGAGTGACAgtaaatcactcggcttttaccgattcctatttaaacattgcaactactcgacccaacagactagtgttcagatcaagggaactatgtcatgcatctagggttgcaaacaactcctatacgtaaatgcacattcataagaaggaaggcatgtgcaagtttagaaagttgggttcatgctccggggcttgccttcaagcggggtggaagggaactggtcttcagcgggggctgcttcggcttctggaattggcagctcagctacagctccgtcttcaggcgtcgggtgtagctcgtagacgccgtcggcaAGGTGTaactctacatgaatgcaatgcaggagttagtgtttagacggctATTTCAACAACGCTTGCAAGtttaagctcagacacttgtagcaaagctacagaaaaagtggggaagttcaactttagttggtggagaacaggataaaagggttggatggggataaacttgtGATCTAACCCTTAAACTTGAGGAATAACTGtgtcggggtcctcagacttaacaccgGGGAGTCCCcaatattttacacagataccctcgggtcaagggaaaagatacagccgagccctcgggtgaggcggataggggtcagtgaacagacaaggtcgggcgagacggaaaaaggggtcgggcgaaccggaaaggggtcggcagcttaccttcaagtctactggtgaagctttggggtcgggaaggaacagacttgggcggaagactaaagcactaaggcttgggcagcggcgaggtttgacggtgttccggcgacggcggagcttcttgtgggcaacaaggaagcttTAGCACAGTGCCGAGGAGCAGACGgttggtgggttggggagaagcgggtttgagcggagaggggaacttctcgaGAGTTCAACGGAagtgctcaagtgcgctcagagtaggggcggcgaaatagtgatggcgaaggaaactccggtgggactctggtatgactttttatagctgcgcggaagagagagatttcgagaagcacgaagaccgggaagtaAAGggtggagtgcgctgccatggcggcgattgagcggcggaacagagcttcggagatagggtcttcggccattgggcactggagacaaggcggcgcaggcacggttttgtcgggatttagatttggcgaaggcgggcgTCATCTGGTCGCGTCGAGCAGCGGATTTGAGGGTGGCGACTTGACAGGCGTGTGACCGAAAGGAAGGCGCTgtaagcgaggttgcaacaggcgaagtgacaggatgagcggcggcgcgggcgagcgcgaaacagcggtTTGCCGGGGCATAGtactggcaaggcggaaaaggagctatcACGGCCGAagtcgtggttggcgagggaggaatcgtcgtggagcgagttcgtgggcggcgcgactgtggagaggcggaaaagctgGAGGGCATCAGGGCTTGCAGCCAGGATCCgagcgagatgatgggcgcgggtcgcgaggcggtctaacgcagcagcggcaaaactctgccacggcggcgacagggcaccttggcgcggctggcgagggcgcgagcgagacgaggcgaagcagaaagggttgcagggggcttccgctgcgattggggaggagggcgcgttgatccatcctgtcgcggccggcgactgggcgaagcagcggcgggcgtcggagagatcgagccatgcggcggagaagctctgaagcgggcgcatgctgctcgggcgcGTCTGACTCGGAAGATCCGGGGAGAaggattgcgggtccaccagtcagtcttggtttctccacagctccaagattgaaaggaacactgcctttgaggacttagaaggaaccggcggttctggttgggttctcaggggtcggggctggaAACCGGATTTTGAGCGCTCATGCTCAGGAAGAGCTGAGttagcgggattagggactcggattaggattaactcggctgatttaaccagggtcgttacaCTGACATTGTTGCACGCGTATAGTAGGAGCCCGGCCCACAAACAGTCAATTGATTCATCTCCTGTACGCGTCTGGCATATGCACCACTAGAAGGTGACATATTGCAATTTTGTCACCTTCGGTGACATCTATACGCGCCCCATTgtggagggaggtggcggcttTGATGCCGGCGTTTCAATGTGGCGTCCGTGTGGAGGAATACAGCAACGACATGGGTTGTGTGATTTTGTGAGGTGGTCTGGGCTTATTGGGCTTCCTAAGTTTGTGAGCCGGTCTGGTACATCTCCCTCCGGAGACAGAGATCCTATATAACTTTTGGGAGTCCATTTCTTATTGGGTTTCAGGTGGTTGAGATTCGTGTGGAGACCTTCATCCATCGGATGCGCACCCACCTCCTCAGCCCTAGCTCTGGTCTGCtcgagccgccgctgccgtctcTACTGTCATGAGCCCATCACCCACCCCGTGCTCCGTCCCTACGAGCGCTGCCAATGCCGCACCCGTGCGCTACCCCATTGCTGCTCCTACGCCGCTGCCTCTGCGCACGGACCTGTCACTACCCCCGCGCCGTTGCCTCTACATGCGGCCCCAGCACCGTCGCTCGCTGTCCAGGCCGCGGTCCACACGCCGTCCCTGCGGGCCACTGCCCCTCTTCCTGACTCTGTCGGCTTGCGCCGCTTCTCaccagagaagaagaagaaaacaaacattttttggaattgttgatttttatttaaaaaatattgatttttttcaaattttgaaataggttatgaaaaatgttgaacatagttttttttctaaaaatgttgATCTATGTGTTTGAAAATGTTGAACCTGTAAATGTTGGTCTAActttcaaaaaatgttgaatctaaacCGTTGTAATGTTGATCTAGACTTTTAATTTAGCCTAATGGACTTTAAAAAGTTAGGAAGCTTAACTAATTTCCACAAGCCATGTAGGAGCCTCCCATCTAATTGAGTTCTCACATACAAACTTTGGTTCAGTTTTAGTCTTAGAATTCCACTGTAGAACTCAATCTCGTGCAGGGACAAGCtgcaaaaataataaaaaatgaaTTCCCTCGGTGTCACTGAAATTTCTATGGATCCCTCAATGTTATTAAAATTTTTTACTTCCCTTCGCTTAATTTTCATTCTCTTAATTGCCACGTTCATTGCCATCTCGGCAGCGAGgcccggcggcagcagcgacgGCCTTGCGCCTCTTCGCGTGCGCCGCATCTGTCAAGGGTTTTCAATTCCAGCCTCAAAAACTTTTTGATCCCTTCGAAAAAGTGAAATTCCCGAAATTTTGCAAATTTTGGAATTTTTTCGGTCAAATTTTATTGAGATTTGAAATTTTTAATATTTGAAAAGGTTATATGGATTTGTACACAATTGGTGTTCACAACTTTGACTTTTAGTGCAATGGGTGGGCTGGTTTCAGTGAGCCGAGTGTTCCTTTAGGCGCACTTTTGTGTTTTCTCTTCGTATAAAGAGAGTGGACCTCATTTATCAGTGAGTGAAAAATGCAACAAAAATGAATCTTCGTATAAAGAGAATGGAGCTCATTTGTCAGCGAATGAAAAATGGAAAAAGAGCGGACCTCATTTATCAGCGAGTGAAAAATGCAACAAAAATAAATCTTCGTCTAAAGAGAATGGAGCTCATTTGTCAGCGAAtgaaaaatggaagaaaatgaaGAGTAAAGCATTGCACCACAGCTTTCTATTTGAAAAGTTATCCATGTTGAGGCTATATAATGATATATTAATTCAAAATTTCCGAAATAATTTGACCGACACTACTTTTTTTCACTCAGCGTCGAAAAGGGAGAAATTCCCGAAATTTTGAACCCACTCAACGCTGGTCCGCTCTCAAATCCTCGCTTGTGTTGTCGCGGCCAGTTGGACTCATGGGTACTGACCCCGCTCCGATGCTCGTCCCGTGCCTCAGCTCGACGCGCACGCTCGGCGGCCGCGTGTGGATCCGCGGATATGATCGAGGAAACGAGGAACGACGCCTCCAAATGGTGTTTTGGCGTCACGGCGAGGTCTGACATCGGACAATAGGCACGGGCGGAGCCACCCAAAAGGACATGGCTGGGAGAAGGAGCTACTGCGGGCCCAAGCTGTCTGTGACCGTAACTAAGATGATTTTAACGGGAAGCACAAAGTATATCATTACTAGTTACATGCGGAATGTTCCACCTTTGGGTGACCTTAGCACCATAAATCATTAACATCAACAGTTGAATAGAAGCTCTATTATCCACCAACTGACTCATGACTTTTTAGATGGCAGTATTGACAGAAAGGGTAGAATTGGTGGCACAGAGTAGCCCTAACAGCCAGGATCTGCAGATGGATGCATTTGACACCACCCCAAGCCTTTGCACCCTGCCTGCGCATGTCCAACCCAAGTAAGCAATCAGACAGCAGGTAAGGAACAGAGCACAGTATACAAGACAGAGATCTTCTGGTATTTTAACTAAAATtttgtactctttttttttcaaatataagACATTTAGGACACTCTAATTAATTCAAATGTCATGTATTCCAAAATGGAGGTAGTAATGAGTAATGACTATGGGCACACGATTTCATATCTCAGATGTTACATCAGTCCTAGGTGCTCCCACCCAATGCAAATAGGCATTAAAAATTCAAAAACCTGTAGGTGAGATAGGTTATAATGTGGAATAACATCtaaaacaaattaaaacaaCCAAAATATTTCTTATATAAGGTAAAACGAGGACATGTAAAGTAATTGTGGGTTAAATGAGCCAAGAAAAAGGTTTAGGCAGTTGTGGTTAGAGGTTACCTGTTAGTCGCTGCCGTAGATCCCTTAGAGATTGAAGGCGCGGAGTGCACGAGGAGGTATGTCCGGATCATTTCCTCGTGCCTGTGTAAGATCGATCCGTTCGCTCCCGCAATCCCCAAGCTTATAATGGGCCATGAGCAGCCAGACGAAGGTGATGAGCTCCCCTCCTTTGGCCAGCTGTGCAGCGTGCGCCTCCGGGCGTGACTTACCGGCAGCATAGATAACAAGCCTCAGCCACATGTTTTTCAGCTCCTCAAGTGTTTCTTCATATCTCTCAGTCAAAGGTAACTCAACTAATTTCCGGATTTCCACGCTGGCTGCGTGCAGAGTGTCATCCTTGCTACTGCTCACCACAGCCAAAAAATTCTCACGAACTTTCTCTATTGCAGATTCAGGACTGCCAGCAGCTACCAGTAGCAAGGAAGCAGAAGCTGGGTGTGCAACAACAAGGTAGAACATGTAGTTAGACAGCTTCCGGCAGACATTGGCCAGAGCAGCGGAATCCCCGCCAATGTCACCAGCAATGGATGCTGACACCTCACTTAAATGAATCTCTGTTATTAGATGCAACAGAGATATGGTAGTAACAAAATCCGTCCTTAATGTTACTGTTTCCTTCAAGAATGGACCGAGATGTGGCCACTGCCTTTGGCCCCCATGTGTAAAATGTCGAATCTCCTCCACTAAAAACTCTGTGATCTTGTCATCCACCACCTCGCTCTTGGTGTCCAACAGCTTGCTCACCCAGAACAGCTTCTTCACCTCCCCAATGCCCAATGCTCCAGCCATCTTCCTGATCATGCTCATCACTCGCTGGGAGAGGTTTACCTGCTCGTTGAAGCCTATATAGCTTAAAAGGCTGTACTGCCCCATTGTTCCTGACCACAAAAGCCTAGTCTCTGGCAATCCAAACACTTTGCTGGAGAGAAGAAACCTGGATATGGAAGCGAGCCTTCGGTACCCTTCAGCCTCCAGCCATGCCCATGTCCAAGGTGACACCAACATCATAATCACTGCACAAACTTCTAGAAGGAAACCTCCGGTAAATAATATGTAGGTGATAACAATGTCAGCTCTGCCATATCTATCTGCTTGTTTTTTGCTAGTAATAGAGAAGAGCACAAGAGCAACAATAGCAGACACCTGAGAGATGCACCGGAGTATGATTCCACTCCTTTTACGCAGCAATGGAGCCTTCGTGTAGAGATCATCATACATTATTATACCAAGTTCTACATCTAACAACTTGATCAACTGGCTGTGATCAAGTGTGTTAGTAGCATACTCATCAAAGAAAAAAAGCGCGTTCATACGAGCAGGCCTCTCAAATTGATTGTCTATGTCGTCAGTCATACGCCTTGCAAACAGCATTCGGATTCCTGAAGCCCATAGCAATGCAAAGCAGATAAAACCATAATATCCATCATCTAGACCCATCTGTGGAGTCTTCTCATTAAAAAAGGAACTGCCTGCTGATCTACTATTGTAAAGGTTCCCATACCTGAGAGCCATTGTCCGCTCTCCATACTTGATAATCCCTGCAACAAATACAAAGATGCCGGGAACAAGAAGCTGCACATTGCGCCAGATAGTTGATTTCCAGAATACATACAAGGCCAGGGTCACCTCAACTACCAGATTCAATAGATGCCTCAGCCACAAGTTGTTGTCCTCTATTGCAAAACTAGTGATTGTGTCCTGTCCTCCAAGATGAATGAGGAGGAAGGGCGCCCAAAAGAAAGCTAGGGGGTGGGTTCTCCTTAATGTACCATTTTCCATGATGGCATCCTCTTGTCGTGATAGGAAACCAAGGGCATAAACTGCTACCACATCTGCTCCTAAATAGGCTATCCACATGGTGCCCCTAAGCAGCCCGTTTGTGCTACATCGCCGAAGGCTGCCAGTAAAGAAAAGGAACACTTGTATGATAAAGCTGAGAAGCACTAGCAACTGAATTTCCCACTCATTAATTAGTTGCCAGATACTCTCCATTGCTAATTGGGGCTATGTTGATCGCCAACACCTAGCAGGGATGACAATATAATAAGCATATATATTTGAAAATGAGCTTTTTGGGTAAAAtaaaaatttctgtcacatgaTCAACAACATATTTTTATTTATGAGAAGTTTACTCATTTGtgactggagggagtattattaaCTGAAGTTGCACAAATTATAGTATACATAAATTGATTTTAACAACTTATACCCCACAAGAGTATTTACATTTTATTCTTTCCAAAATGCCACCAAGTGATCCTAGTGTTAGCACGAGGTGCGACTTTGTATCCTAATTCAAGTTTGGCAACATGCAAGAGATGTGTGGGGCCTTGGATCTATAAATGTCATTGCCTCGACAAAAAACATAAGGGCAATACACAttcatttctatttttttcactGTCCTCGTCTTTTAGATAAATATTGATTGATTTATCCCTCGATTTTCTCATTTGCCCTCCTATTCTTCCCATTGTTCTTACTAGCCCATCAGCTAACTCGAGCGATATATAACAAGCTACAAGAACGCATGATAAGTTTCAAAAAACAGTTGGCAAATGGAAGTGAAACATATGACAAAGATTTATTACCTTAATGCTCGTTGATGGAAAAGGGTGGATACACTACTACTGCTGCCCATCTTGATTAAACATTCCGGCTGGCCTTCTTTGCACGAGCCATGTGAAAACTAATTGTTTGCAAGGACTGAATTAATGAAAAAGGTTTAAGAGTGTACTTATTGATCAGAGATAAAGTAATCGAAAATATTTGTGCACACCTTAGCCAGAATCAGACCAAGCGTTTCCTGTTGATGTGTCCCTGATGTACATGCTATTTATTATAGCTCTTGCTCTACCCTTCCTAGCTCACTTAGTGAGATACAGTAGGATTATGCATTTCTTGCAGGAAGAGCAAAGAGCCACCAGATGCTTTTCTTATCTTGTGAAGCTCAAGGTTCATGTCCCTTTCCAGTAAAGCTGCCATGTGTCAACCATTTCACTCTACTCTGTAATCTCTTACATTAAATTAACCAGTTGATCACCTGAGCAGCATTTAAGACACAGCTCACCACGAGCATGCACGTTCTCCAGTAACTTAACATAGTATATCCTGCATATATATTAAATTGAATGAGGACCACATATGACATTGTGTGC
This genomic window from Setaria viridis chromosome 8, Setaria_viridis_v4.0, whole genome shotgun sequence contains:
- the LOC117833055 gene encoding uncharacterized protein, encoding MESIWQLINEWEIQLLVLLSFIIQVFLFFTGSLRRCSTNGLLRGTMWIAYLGADVVAVYALGFLSRQEDAIMENGTLRRTHPLAFFWAPFLLIHLGGQDTITSFAIEDNNLWLRHLLNLVVEVTLALYVFWKSTIWRNVQLLVPGIFVFVAGIIKYGERTMALRYGNLYNSRSAGSSFFNEKTPQMGLDDGYYGFICFALLWASGIRMLFARRMTDDIDNQFERPARMNALFFFDEYATNTLDHSQLIKLLDVELGIIMYDDLYTKAPLLRKRSGIILRCISQVSAIVALVLFSITSKKQADRYGRADIVITYILFTGGFLLEVCAVIMMLVSPWTWAWLEAEGYRRLASISRFLLSSKVFGLPETRLLWSGTMGQYSLLSYIGFNEQVNLSQRVMSMIRKMAGALGIGEVKKLFWVSKLLDTKSEVVDDKITEFLVEEIRHFTHGGQRQWPHLGPFLKETVTLRTDFVTTISLLHLITEIHLSEVSASIAGDIGGDSAALANVCRKLSNYMFYLVVAHPASASLLLVAAGSPESAIEKVRENFLAVVSSSKDDTLHAASVEIRKLVELPLTERYEETLEELKNMWLRLVIYAAGKSRPEAHAAQLAKGGELITFVWLLMAHYKLGDCGSERIDLTQARGNDPDIPPRALRAFNL